The genomic region CCGAGTTTTGCAAAAATACCCCCCATCCGGTCATCAGCCTCATGGCGGATCAGGAGTACATCGAGAAGATGGGCGGGACGATGCGGCTCGGCTCCTATCCGGGGATCCTGCGTCCCGGCTCGCTGGCCTCGAAGGTCTACGGGGAGAGCGATCGTTTCGAGGAGCGCCACCGGCACCGCTACGAGGTGAACAACGACTACCGCGAGGTGCTGGAGAAAAGCGGCATGATGTTCAGCGGCCTGTCGCCCGACGAGCGGCTCGTGGAGATGATTGAACTTCCCGCGCATCCTTTCTTTTTGGGATGCCAGTTCCACCCGGAGTTCAAGAGCACACCCTATGCGCCGCATCCGATTTTTTCGACCTTTATCGCCGCCGCGAAAAAGGCGCGGGGCGAGCTGTTCGCCTGAGCGGTTTGTCCCGTGCTGTCTGAGGGCAGCGAGGAGTGGGTGGCGGTTTTCCAGAGTGAATGGCCCCGGAGTGAGCGGCCGTGAGAGCGATGAGGACAATTCAGGTTGGTAATGCCCGCATCGGCGGGGGGGAGGGTTTCGCCCTGATCGCCGGCCCGTGCGTGATCGAGAGCGAGCAGTTGACGCTCGAGTGCGCGGCCGCGGTCAAGGCCGCCGCGGAAGCGGCCGGTATCCCTGCGGTATTCAAGGCGTCCTTCGACAAGGCCAACCGGAGTTCCGCACATTCCCCCCGCGGGCCGGGCATCGCCGAGGGCCTGAGGATTCTCGCCGCCGTCCGGGAGGCCACCGGGCTTCCGGTCCTCTCGGATGTGCACACGATCGATGAGGTCGAAATGGCCGCCGAGGTCCTGGACGTTCTCCAGATTCCCGCCTTTCTCTCCCGCCAGACGGATCTGATACAGGCCGCGGGCCGGACCGGGAAGCCGGTGAACGTGAAGAAAGGACAGTTCCTCGCCCCCGAGGACATGGTGAACGTGGTGCGTAAGCTCCTCGATGTCGGCTGCGAGCAGATCCTCCTCACCGAGCGGGGCACCTCGTTCGGCTACCGGACGCTGATCTCGGACATGCGGGGGCTTGTCGTGATGCGGGAGAGCGGCTTCCCCATTGTCTTCGACGCCACCCACAGCGTGCAGTCGCCCGGCGGCCTTGGCGAGCGCAGCGGCGGGGATCGGGCCATGGTGGCGCCGCTGGCGCGGGCCGCGGCGGCGGTCGGGGTGGATGCCTTTTTCATCGAATGCCACCCGCGGCCCGATGAGGCGCTCTCCGATGGCCC from bacterium harbors:
- the kdsA gene encoding 3-deoxy-8-phosphooctulonate synthase, with protein sequence MRTIQVGNARIGGGEGFALIAGPCVIESEQLTLECAAAVKAAAEAAGIPAVFKASFDKANRSSAHSPRGPGIAEGLRILAAVREATGLPVLSDVHTIDEVEMAAEVLDVLQIPAFLSRQTDLIQAAGRTGKPVNVKKGQFLAPEDMVNVVRKLLDVGCEQILLTERGTSFGYRTLISDMRGLVVMRESGFPIVFDATHSVQSPGGLGERSGGDRAMVAPLARAAAAVGVDAFFIECHPRPDEALSDGPNMIAMDDLLPLLRTLLAIDAARRGG